The Bradyrhizobium sp. CCBAU 051011 DNA segment TATCTGATGCGCCGGCGCGTTCAGTTGACCATGAAGCTGCTGTCTGCCACCGATATGCCGCTGTCAGAGATCGCGCATGCGGCAGGATTTGTAGATCAAAGCCATTTCGCCCGGCGGTTCCGTCAGCACGTCGGAATGTCGCCGCGCCACTATCGTTGGCTCACTCCGTAAGCTCTTGGTGTCACGTTTGTTTGGCAGAAGACAATTGGCATCACTGTTGCGTCGGCTCGATTGACCTGGCTTGCCGATCTCTCGGTCGAGCCACGGATTTCAATCCGGCTACATTTCTGTCAACTGCCGCACTTAACCGCTAGCAAGTTGTTGAAAGCGTCGATCTCGGAATTAATCGCGCCAATATCCAGATTGCGGTCGGCGTCGCGGACGCAAATGGCGGCCGCCTGACGCGCAGCTACCGATTCGTAGAATGAGGCAGCAAAGACACGACATGCCATCTGGTGGTCGGTGGCGTTGACAAATTGCCTGCGAATGGCCGCCCAACGCGCCAGCGAGGCGCCGATCTCTTTCGACGAAGCGCATTGCGAGGCGAGGGCAGGAATTGTTGAGACATTGATCGCCATAACAATAAAGAAGATGGCAAATCTGATCATGCGCCACTCCAAGTTCTTGGGGTCCGCGATGATCTCTGCAAGTTATTCGATTTAATCTCGCGTATGGGCTCGCGACTTTCGGGATCATTTTGTTCAAATGACATTGGCTGATCGAGCAAGACGCGCTTCGCAAGCAGTCTGCGGTGAAGACATGGCAGTTCGCGTCAACTGGGTACAAGACTTGAAGGTCGGGGGTCCGTTAAGGATATCGCGTCGAACTGAAGCCGATAGTCCCAATCGATTCCGTTCGACGCGACCCGCAGATCGAGCGACTTCCTCCCGAGACGCTCAGGAGGCGCCGGCGAATTGCCGAAGCGCCCGGGTCATTTTGGACCGATAGCGCATTGCGCTATCGGTCCTTTTTTTGGTGGCTTGCGGTCCCTATGAACGAAGTTCTGGAGGAAGAGGCGCCATCGCATCGCGACGGCCTGATGATCTTGCCGGCGTCATGCCAACGCCTTCCGCTCTGCGCGACCGTGGATTGGCTGAATCTCTTTATCGCGATCGTAAAACCAGGCGACCGAAGAAACTCCAAGCACTAGCAACAGGCTAACAGCCACCAGCGCCAAAGCCACAATCAGGTTGAGGCATGCAACCGCAAGGCCAGGCACTACATCTCCCGTTCCGGCCAAAGGTAGGCGAGTTGGCATTCGACCCTCTTTCGTTGGGCACGATCATTTGAGACAAAGGCTGTAAAGACCAACCCCGGTACGCGCAGTACCGGGGGGAGTCAGGGGGTATCCCTATTCAGTCTCAGCGGCAGACCAGAACGCGCCTGTAGGCACCTCGCCTGTAGGTGGAAATGTAGTAGCAGCCATCGTCGCTCGACCCATAACTCGAGCCATAGCTAGATGCGGCTGCGGCCCCGGTCGCGGCACCCGCCGCATACGCCCGGTACGCGTTGTGGTATCTGGAACCATACGAGCCGTACCCGTAGCCAGACCCCGAGTAACCGGAGCGAGCGTAGCCGTAGGATGAAGACCCGGCCCGGAGAGCCGCAGAACGTCCTTCGAAACCGCGACCACCCGAAAAACGAGGCGCATTAGCGCCAAGCCGAGGCTGACCACCGAGTCCCGCGCGAGGAGGACCACCGCTCGGGCCACCAAAACCCGGAGGAGGGCCACCAATGCCAGGAGGACCACCGAGGCCAGGCGGCGGTCCGCCAAGGCCAGGAGGCGGACCACCTAGACCAGGGGGAGGACCGGGAGGAGGGCCGAATGCGAGCGCGGTGGTTGGCATCATTGCCGCCATACCGAGCACTGCGCTCATGGACGCGGTGAGAAGAGCTTTACGAAACATCATGTTTCTCCTTTGATTTAGCGCTCAGGTTCATTTGGCAAACTGCTTGTGCAGCTCGCCGGAACCCCTTCGCCCGCGTTTTAGACAGGCGCTTCGGGTAACAAGCTCAGCGCCGATGAGCCCGTTGCAGTGCGCGGCGACAGGCTTCGCTGAAGTCGCGCAGTGGATCCATCTCGTTGATCAGCGCCGGCAGGTCGACGAATGTCCTGTTCGGGGCAAGATAGGTTTGAACGAGCCATTCGTCTCACAGGTTCGTCCGCATTGGAGTTGCCGTGCTGCACAGCATTTCGTGCCCACTACTCCCTATAACGGCGCGACTCGTTCATTTTCTCCTGCTGGCCTGCGCTTTGCTCGAAAACCGATCGACACGCATCGTTGAGATCTGATTTCTTCTGCCTCAAGCAGCTTTCGACCGCTGTGGGGTCAAGAATGTAGTTGCCGCAGTGCCTGAAGGCGTCGGGCGCACACGCGGCTCTCTGCTCCGAGGTGCCGCGATTCTCCTGCGCGGAAACAGTTGTGGCGTAAAGCAGCGCTGCCACCATTGCGGTACAAGGACGCGTGGTTCTCAAAATCATATCGGATCACTCCTTAGGTTGATCTTGTGGGCCTGATGACGACTTCGCGCCTTCATCGGAGAGATAGTCATCAAAATTGGTCACGCACCTTCACTCCATCCGCTGCGGGAATCTATTGAACGAGGGTACGGATGATTAGATGCGCGTAAGGGGTTTCTAAGCGTAAGTTTAGTGCGGCGCGCACACTGCAGGATTTTTAGTCACGCCAGCTCCGCTACAAGTCTCTCGCCGCGGTGACGAAGCCGCCCGAAACGCGAGATTCAACCTGACCCTGTGCAATGGAGCAATTTGTATGATCAAGCCCGAGCTGTTGTTTGCTGCACTGATCGCCGCGGCCGTACTAGCAACACCCGCTACGGCCCGGCAGAGCAAAATGACGTCACAGCGCGGTGCGGCGAACGCCAAAGCGCATACCGCGACGGACACGAATAATGCATCCAGGCATGCCTGCTGCCGTAATCGCTCTGGCGATTTCCGTGGTCTTGCCGAGCGCGACGTGTGGCGTCACTGGGGCGCCTACTACGGGCCGATGATTCACGTTCCTTAAGTCGAGTCAGTCATCAGAAGCACGTGAGGCAAGCGCAAAACGTGTTCGGATCCGGACTGCTATCTTCCTTTTTTCATACCGACCGGTGCTGCTGCTCGATCTGCCCGAGCGAGGACCCAACAGCGAGGCACGAGCACGTGCAGGACGAGATCATCTCCTCCGTGCCGGCGTCGGACCGCGTCCGACGGCTGAGTTCAGGCTCGCTTGCCGCGCTAAGCCAACGCTTAGGGAACAGTATCTTCGTCCAGTCGATTTCCAGTCCACGATGACAAGAATCCAACTGGCAGTGATCTCCTTTCTCCCACACTCGAATTCGAAAAGGATGTCCATCGTGAGAACCGTCGCAGACCAGTTTGCCGAAGTGCTGGCGAACGCTGGCGTAGAGCGGATTTACGGGATCGTGGGCGATAGCCTCAATGGCCTTGCAGACGCCATTCGTCGTCAGGGCAAGATCGAGTGGATCTATGTGCGCCACGAACAAGTGGCTGCGTTTGCGGCAGGTGCAGAGGCGCACCTGACCGGTTTGCTCGCCGTTTGCGCAGGAAGCTGCGGAACCGGAAATCTGCACCTGATCGATGGATTATTCGAGTGTCAACGTTCGAGCATTCCGGTGCTTGCGGTCGCCGCGCGTATTCCGCCGGCCGAGATCGGGAGTAGCTATTTGCAGGAGCCGCATCCGCAGACGCGGTTTCAGGAGTGCAGTCATCATTGCGAGCTCGTCTCAGGCGCCCACCAGCTGCCACGCGCAGGTGAAGCTGCGATCCGTGAGGGGGTTGGCAGGCGAGGTGTCTCGCTCGTCCTGATACCAGGTGACGTAGCATCGCCGTTGGCGCTGAATGCACCTCTGCCCAAGGCCTCAGGCCTGCTGCCGTCGACGCCTGTTGTTGCTCCATCCCAGAAGGATCTCGATCGTCCGCCAGTGTCGAAAGAGAGGGGGCTTCTGCGTGAGCGCGGTCACCGGATCAGAAGCGAATTCGCTTCCGCGTTCAATCTCGTCTCTGGAGCTGCCGTCCGGACAGAAAGCTCCGATGTCGAGACGGCACTGAACGACTTCGTCGATCTCCGGCATGCCCATGTTGTGTTGGCCATGCCGGATCGCGACAAATTGGTCGATGCTGCGGAATACCTCCGCAACCTCGGTTGGGCAATCAATTCATCCAGACTGCATCAAATGAAGATTAATCTGATCATTTCAGCGGATACTTTGCCGCTGGAAACCGAGCGTTGCTGGCTGCTGGGGCTGGTCGCTAAAGACCTTGTAACAAACGCGGGGCGCCACGCTTGCTTCTTTGGCACTCGAGAAGGCAAGATAAGTATTGAGTTGACATGGGAAGGCAGCTTCGTTCATTGCGCGGTCTCGGACAACGGGCCGAGAAGGGCGAGAGCGAGGCCGGTGCGCGGCTTGAGGATCGCGCACAATCTTGCCAGGAGCCTGGGTGGTCGGATTGGTCACTGGTTTGATGATGAAGGTACATCCTTTGTCGTGACCTTTCCATTCACGGAACGCGAGTTGCAGGAGGTCAGGACACGAGGCCCTCGCTATGCCAGCGCGCAGCATTGAACAGCAACACGGTGATTGGCATAGGCGAAAGAGACCGGCAAGTCGCGCGGCAAGAGTCTCGCGGGATGACCCGGGCCGATTCTTTAAATAGCGCGCGTTCGCTGGTAAGTCGCCAGCATGCCGGGTTATGCGGTTGTGCATCTTGGCTAGTACCGCTCGAATACGCTTGCACTGGACCACCGGTCCGAAGGTTAAGCGGCTAGGTCAACTCTTTACCTATCTCGCCACTTCGCTCGCAGTCACTCGAACTTTCTCTCGACCCCACGCAAACGCTGCCACCAAAGGCTTTTGCAAAAAAGGAACATCTTGCGCGATTAGCAATACGCCAAGAGGTAACATCCATACGACCAGTACGGGCAAAAAGCTAAAGACGCCGCCGAGAATGAGAAGTAATCCAATGACCAGACGAACAACAAATGAGGATGGCATACGCAGCCACCGAATGAACTTAGTGACGCTAATCGGCACTCGCCGATCAATCATCCTAAAGTACCTATTTAGTTCGGTGTCTGTTGTTGTCATTTGTCAACCCTGACTTACTCGGGTGGCCTTCCTGCGGGACGATAACGTCTGGATTGCCCAAGGGTCCCTAGCGGTATTTTCCAAATCCACCAACACGGCTTCGCAGGCGCCCTGCGTCATGTACCGTGGGGGTCGGTCGATAGACCCTGGCCGCCGATCGTCCGTGGCGCAAAGATGGCGAGAGGAGCGGGTCGGTGGCTGACTCATGGCCTCCAGTCTGCCTCGCAAGCCGCAAGAAAGAAATTGACCCGTTCGTGCAACAACGTCGGCAGCTCTTTTCTGAAGTCCTTCAGTTCCTCCCCCATCAGAGATCTCATAAGCATCGGAAGCAGGATGAGGTCCATGAACATCTGCGCGGTCGCGACGCGCCGCTTTGCGCTGAAAGGTCCTTTTGATGAGCGCACGATCCTCTGCGTTGTCTCGTTCAAGAGCTGCGAAACTACCCAAGCCGCCCGGTCGCGCGCCGCGTCGTGAACATTTCGGCTCAACTCGGGAAATCGCCGCGCCTCGGCGATCGTCGCGCGCGTGAGATCCACCGTGTCCGCGACGAATTTCTCCACCATCTCGGTGCCGAGATTGGTGGGCTTTTCCTGGATGGTGCGGCCTGCCGGCGCGAACCCCTCAAAATCTGTCAATTCGTTGATGGTCCGGGCCACCACAGCCACGAACAGCGCCTCCTTGCCGGGGAAATGGACATAGATAGTCGGTTTGCTCGCAGGGGCCAGCTCGGAAATGTCGTCGATGCTGGCACTCTGAAAACCCTTCTCGAGAAAGAGCTGCTGGGCTGCATCGAGAATCCGCGCCTGGACGTCGCCGGCACGGTCCTTGGGCGGTCTGCCGCGTTTCGGGCTTTTGTTCCTCGCCATCACCATCAGCCAATCAGAGTTTATGCATACATCACCCTTGATATGCCCCAGCCGAAAACCCAAAAGGACAGTATAGGGTATAGTATAGGTAGGTTGCCGTGTGACTTGGCTGCACGGTTAGTGGCGATTTGCCCCTTGGCTACGGAACTTGGGTGGTTCGAGCATAACTTCCTTCAAGCTATCACCACTGGCGATAACGATCACGAAGTTGACTTTGCCATCCTGCTTTATCAGACCGCCGGCAAGAGCGCTTCCCGCTGCAGCTTTCTCGGCGATGCGTACGGCTTCCGATAGGTCCTGCTGAACTGACTTCAGGGCAATGATATTGCCCAGATCTTCCCTGTCGAGCTCCTTCAGCGACGACGAAATTTCCTTTTCTCTAACGCTTCCGGTGTTCGCATCTATGACATTTTCCCAAACTCGCTCATTTTTTACTGTACGCACTCGATAAACGGGCGGACTGGATATCTCAAAACTAACCTCCGCAGTCCTTGAACCGTCATGTAAATGCTCAGCGATCGCTACTGCCTGACTGAGCGATATTTTTATGGTACGAAATTGCTCAAGCAAGCGACGAAAGGCTGCATCCTCGGCATCGCGCTGCGCCGCTACACCTCGGTCTGCGGGTTCGAAAGGTGTATGGGTGACATCGGCTATCGCGCCCGTAGCAGCAAGCGTGGCTGACCAAACGATAATCGCTAACAATCGCTTCTTCGACATGAGGTAACTCCAGTGGCTGTCCGTGAAAAACTGACCGGTGGCCTTATCGGTGTGTGAGAGGGTGCATGATGGCGTATCGACAAGAACCTTGGCCGTGGCTCGGTGAATCGCACCTTTCGATAGTGGTATCGAAACTCCGGTACCGAGCAGATCGCCGCCGCTTCTCGGACCGAGTCTGAGCGAAATTGCGCTGTGGCTTCGATGCGAGCCCGCCCCGCCTCCTGCCTGAACCGGCTTGATCGGGAACCTCCGGCCCTAGCTGCGCCAACGTTTCACGGACATGGGTCGAGATCGCGGGGCTCTCGTCACCCGCATCGGTTTGCTCGGACAATGACGCCGGCGGCTGTCGTACAGCATCGGCCATATCAGAGCTGAGTGGCGGCGAGGGGGCCGCGGCAATCTCCTTGTCCAGAAGAAAAGGCGGGAAGCCGGGCTGGCTGGTATCGATGACAACTGCTTCCGGTCCCTTCAGCTCGGAGGTGATCCGGATCGGCGGAAGCGTAGAATGCGAAACGATGAGCTTGCTTGGCAGGGGGGTGGGCAGCAGCGAATCGGTTGCAAAGAGCAGCACGAGCAACGCTCCGCCGACCCACAGAAAGTAACCCCGCACGGGAGTTTGAGAATCGACTGAGCTGCGCGCACGCATTGACAAAACGGATCTTCTGCTCATAGGGCCCGGCCCCCGCGCTGAAGCCCTTTGGGCGCGATCCAGGACC contains these protein-coding regions:
- a CDS encoding PepSY domain-containing protein, translated to MSKKRLLAIIVWSATLAATGAIADVTHTPFEPADRGVAAQRDAEDAAFRRLLEQFRTIKISLSQAVAIAEHLHDGSRTAEVSFEISSPPVYRVRTVKNERVWENVIDANTGSVREKEISSSLKELDREDLGNIIALKSVQQDLSEAVRIAEKAAAGSALAGGLIKQDGKVNFVIVIASGDSLKEVMLEPPKFRSQGANRH
- a CDS encoding TetR/AcrR family transcriptional regulator; this encodes MVMARNKSPKRGRPPKDRAGDVQARILDAAQQLFLEKGFQSASIDDISELAPASKPTIYVHFPGKEALFVAVVARTINELTDFEGFAPAGRTIQEKPTNLGTEMVEKFVADTVDLTRATIAEARRFPELSRNVHDAARDRAAWVVSQLLNETTQRIVRSSKGPFSAKRRVATAQMFMDLILLPMLMRSLMGEELKDFRKELPTLLHERVNFFLAACEADWRP